A window from Engraulis encrasicolus isolate BLACKSEA-1 chromosome 13, IST_EnEncr_1.0, whole genome shotgun sequence encodes these proteins:
- the xirp2b gene encoding xin actin-binding repeat-containing protein 2 isoform X2, translating into MALYQAAVSQQDSSSYSSGVMEDPEVCSLPGGLAGVRRQFEGTSMSQSSVTQFHHHHQRTVQEVSHSSEVTVKANTRESVVSAHPHTHMHHHEQTVYNSAVDQHVTSNSENHVEGNGELDDDDLSRLTAKELRQHFEKTIEEATPRKQIKMAHGVTKYNWFPEVNVAYDTSNSEAAATPWDNQEEQKEASACALDADDMDYLPPPPPDLMDEPADMPEYLPEPPEPSNTGGEGLQCISTHKSQQAKQRELLELKRLCKHIHPEVRKTLEKEIYQEEFQQEFQQQAFQCPHHHQHQHQHQHHHHHMMSGEMEEDEQQYVYDNSSPNGSPDREYLEWDEILRGEVQSMRWMFENKPLDAIKDDSSDTEDDRNAAKRDIARGDVRQTTWMFETQPMGALGSTEQRTSSADVYRKDVRAAARMFENQPMDSLNRRHTVEEEQSNAVLFTEEVVKGDVRSVRHMFENQLLDSYGVTETIDEDHLLILKSRREDVTEDVRLTIWVYETQCMCVLKESSGETVEITSVRREETEKGDVKTSRWLFETQPLDRTNRDLSYVRLISGVFKEDHNYGEVSKCRWLFETRMLDALNDEELDRSKIQKEEILGADVRAHCMTFETQPMDKLKDTSNDRPLTAEEIVRGNVRSARHFFETGPQDYSKELAEVGKLKTVAQSEEEKGDVRHQKWKFENKPLENIQDQDREVGKLKTVMTSEEEKGDVRHQRWLFENQPIEHIRDEKKEMVRTVDLEELYSESKADVRKNCWVFETQPMDTLKDFANERPQSAEEVIAGDVRSARHYFETGPGDYINELAEVGKLNKMVATEEERGDVRHQKWVFESQPLEQIREDGKEITRTVNLEYDDRGDVANYKQMFETTDMNKYDQTQRIQIEGVTHGSVKSNKNRFETIPTYALQDSSGHYHEVKTVRREEIVKGDVRSCQWMFETKPIDQFNESVSKLQVIKGITQEEIESGDVKTAKWLFETQPLDAIKYFSNIEDEECETNESLEVVKGDVKTCKWLFETKPMDVLYEKEEVKSEEQEVHKGDVKTCTWLFETQALDTLKEDTENVIQTCTVSQEDIQGKDVRMARFLFETENLDNIIGEDNEAFKKVTEMDIQSGDVSHMKYKFETQSSDVMTSTSEEVLQRLKMAHSEDIQKGNVGNCKWKFENQPIDAITETDEQRNTRTVMDVQGGNVDKGRFIFETCNLDKIQEVSTETEMSNLQKILCGENEKGDVKNFATMFETQPLYAIQDQEGQYHEVTTLTKEEVLKGDVVGARWLFETKPLDSIRDSDEVYLIKAVTEEDVKKGDVNSVRYRFETQPIDTISDELKQRQKTVEDIQGGNVKSNTKHFESDLMSSNLVRTVSMSEIHKGDVRTATWMFETHTIDKLRGEHSDEETEVEVKEDEPKADVKSATKLFETTPITDFNEYNLEKTEIVGKSIKDTLNDLYSHRMVNSKGVLIQADEIGDVRMAKYNLLNREAPEIQKEEILRGDLQNIMMNLLKRDESTGRQVTVDTEERANIDSTVRQLFSQKDINVEKEEIIRGDINVAISNLFKEESMAQRGILLQEDEKGDVRLTIYSLLNKEDDSSVEKEDIIRGDLQSALQKLYNSGEGEMIKIKVDETEKGNVHFYSTCIESGAVDYLKQLQRSGSQEDLSTSVEKEQIIGGNVKSTKHLLANNQMQIERTIDRDEMVRGDVNNALRVFTTEQAFDKLQKEEIVRSDLQAVLNSLTESVNQKVMLEKEEVIKGDIPGALRCLEEAQWQAKSLEKPEIVPGNIKGALKSLEESATSKVEIVIEDLVPGDIKGALKSLEEAKQLVKGLEKEEIVKGNIHMALQSLQDASNERKVCQHEIGVQGDVRGAIQQLLEQPASPQPQRRASIEGDVKMSIKSLYETQEQMEGEKEEIVKGDVKGKIKSLLETAERSSAKIQRKQQSRKVKIPKVPAHEQHDVCCMCAMEQMSKSKTAVKNMTSKDTSAQNSVTNVQTEQSQVQHNTITQTHGIKTLRTEFRNLKAQQKGMIKLDKTKVKTEVIRVPLPPSPPPALPEPEPESALPLPPPPPLPVPDYEACPTPPPPPPMLPGDIDLPPPPTPPPPPLSPLSGSRLDLDMLPPPPTPPPAMTEQDFLPPPPSEQELESMPSQMPKSSVKKAKKMTVKKVKGPELCKVPKLEPVVSLKKVEKQEVNAVSQVTSTSVKMEQKMSKTETQKNETLSSTVTIEAAKPESPLPSVKVSTVKLTPPPSPTPKRKSKSNASKFKTPLILSEKNYKKDQEEESSDVLPFEIKMHESVSAALEMLSTHTQSTEQSEMSIASDFTQEQAERTVTKAESDTPSYESSVRTQPSDVAPSKALIPDINDKSATESAVISPAKQNIISNQTSLASSTVQQTTVSTKKHKTITTSMQQVTSMSSMQALSSVNSTSLLTSSSKVSTDAEQSEAALKSVTDSKVEIIKGVANLPSKSPKPAGKKMDNSEGKRQAKSPPESPTEAKGSIDDSVITVNPQTPKTNGQKGKQGKKPAKEEGPAKQPVALKQDEKKAEESKKKVPDVKPKEVNLREPIRSREASVESRDGRAEGTPRSKRRKNKKRGKGGAGAGQPQESNAAVVTTATSGKSVQKQEISVMQSHQTVQQQHIMVHNEEVIVAESKVEKSFQQGATVKHQKQVKSSQQNKKETSNQASQEKAQDESQVVPVQVTSTVAQREPARSWADEAEASCKLGEAEMLLAHIIELQGISAKVDSKSVKVLLSKIPEWLIGPEERANLEQDADDDNELALKDTVAYVKHIVQAKLLSLEGVQTMVEKHESEATCESSRMQTISKITVASTKTESSKKKKASRSDTKELSTVILDRRSPSPSLRMRPPSPTFISIQSTKRVESPQRISPCPPTPPPRRSETPNSRLSRASASSSLPRSDSLTRLREATAKLSRGASPDPVPHPVQVAPVRAEIVPSPVSFHQKIRTEQNAAAVESLESADVEHAQMDAATSVKDKKELFEEARRAEANKEYVRKDPIDIPERLGPDTDEQEPEREKEELPKVDMSGLLNKFNSPKETVYVRKDPIHIPERLGSDTEEQESEDAGKKESEQDEMPAFDIKAIKNVFEMSEQSLAVKEEKNKQEEVDAEVREITSAASKEERSQEAKPDSRQNLPFPQHKQELTQKSVDPDGFSETKTTKEQYSGTDELGNRVTGSKTTTTSVSQHTKTVSAPAPVAFSYADAVRKKNAEAAAAKAAAAAKATADVSTDELLKNFQETWSESEVVFKSLGYTVSEEKTSQTTTQKKKKSKKNNDSSSQVRAVHGVSKKGVSNGVSNRRQKELP; encoded by the exons GTCATGGAGGACCCAGAGGTCTGCTCTCTGCCGGGGGGACTTGCTGGAGTGAGGAGACAATTTGAAGGGACCTCCATGTCCCAAAGCTCAGTCACCcagttccaccaccaccaccagagaacTGTGCAG GAAGTGTCACACTCATCCGAGGTGACAGTGAAGGCTAACACCAGAGAAAGTGTCGTCTCGGCCCAcccgcacacccacatgcaccacCATGAACAG ACCGTTTACAATTCAGCTGTTGATCAGCATGTCACCTCGAACTCTGAAAATCATGTGGAAGGAAATG GAGAGCTTGATGACGATGATTTATCCAGACTGACTGCCAAGGAACTGCGGCAGCACTTTGAGAAAACAATTGAAGAGGCTACTCCCAGAAAGCAGATTAAG ATGGCTCACGGTGTCACCAAGTATAACTGGTTCCCAGAGGTTAATGTAGCCTATGACACTTCCAACTCTGAGGCCGCCGCCACACCATGGGACAACCAGGAGGAGCAAAAGGAGGCCTCTGCCTGCGCCCTCGATGCCGACGACATGGACTACCTCCCTCCCCCACCGCCAGACTTAATGGATGAGCCTGCAGACATGCCCGAGTACCTGCCTGAGCCTCCCGAGCCCTCAAACACGGGCGGTGAGGGGCTTCAGTGCATATCAACACACAAGAGCCAGCAGGCCAAACAGAGGGAGCTGTTGGAACTCAAACGCCTCTGCAAACACATCCACCCTGAGGTCAGGAAGACCCTGGAGAAAGAGATCTACCAGGAGGAGTTCCAACAGGAGTTCCAACAACAGGCGTTCCAGTgtcctcaccaccaccagcatcagcaccagcatcaacaccaccaccaccacatgatgtctggggagatggaggaggacgagCAGCAGTATGTGTATGACAATAGCAGTCCTAACGGCAGCCCTGACAGAGAGTACCTGGAGTGGGACGAGATCCTCAGAGGTGAGGTGCAGTCCATGCGTTGGATGTTTGAGAACAAGCCCCTGGACGCCATCAAAGATGACTCCTCTGATACAGAGGATGACAGAAATGCAGCCAAGAGAGACATTGCTAGAGGCGATGTGAGACAAACTACCTGGATGTTTGAGACCCAGCCCATGGGTGCTTTAGGTTCAACTGAGCAAAGAACTTCCTCTGCTGATGTGTACAGAAAAGATGTACGTGCAGCTGCCAGGATGTTTGAAAACCAGCCCATGGACAGTCTAAATCGCAGGCACACTGTTGAGGAGGAGCAATCCAATGCGGTACTCTTCACTGAGGAGGTAGTGAAAGGTGATGTCCGGTCTGTGAGACATATGTTTGAAAACCAACTCCTGGATAGCTATGGTGTCACTGAGACCATTGATGAAGACCATCTCTTGATCCTCAAGTCAAGACGTGAAGATGTAACAGAAGATGTAAGATTAACCATTTGGGTGTATGAgactcagtgcatgtgtgtgctcaagGAAAGCTCTGGAGAAACTGTTGAAATCACCTCAGTTCGCCgtgaagaaacagagaaaggggaTGTGAAAACTTCAAGGTGGCTGTTTGAAACTCAGCCACTGGATAGAACCAACAGAGACCTGTCGTACGTCAGACTTATTTCTGGTGTTTTCAAGGAGGATCACAATTATGGTGAGGTTAGTAAGTGTAGGTGGCTGTTTGAAACCAGGATGCTGGATGCTCTTAATGATGAAGAGTTAGACCGCTCCAAAATTCAGAAGGAAGAAATTCTTGGTGCTGATGTACGCGCCCATTGCATGACTTTTGAGACACAGCCTATGGACAAACTTAAAGACACCTCTAACGACAGACCCTTGACTGCAGAAGAGATAGTGAGAGGTAATGTCAGATCGGCCAGACACTTCTTTGAAACAGGACCACAAGATTACTCGAAGGAACTTGCAGAAGTCGGAAAGCTTAAGACAGTGGCACAGTCtgaagaagaaaaaggggatgTCAGACACCAAAAATGGAAATTTGAAAATAAGCCTTTGGAAAACATCCAGGATCAAGATCGAGAGGTGGGCAAGCTCAAAACAGTGATGACATCTGAAGAAGAGAAAGGGGATGTTCGACACCAGAGGTGGCTGTTTGAAAATCAACCTATTGAGCACAttagagatgaaaagaaagagatgGTTCGCACAGTTGACCTGGAAGAACTGTACTCTGAATCTAAGGCAGATGTCCGCAAAAATTGTTGGGTGTTTGAAACACAGCCAATGGATACGCTGAAGGACTTTGCCAATGAGAGGCCACAGTCTGCCGAGGAAGTAATTGCTGGGGATGTCAGATCAGCCAGACACTACTTTGAGACAGGTCCAGGTGACTACATCAATGAGCttgcagaggtgggcaaactgaACAAAATGGTGGCGACAGAAGAAGAACGTGGTGATGTGAGACATCAGAAGTGGGTGTTTGAGAGTCAACCTCTTGAGCAAATCAGAGAAGATGGCAAAGAAATCACACGAACAGTAAACCTAGAGTATGATGATAGAGGCGATGTAGCCAATTACAAGCAAATGTTTGAAACCACTGATATGAACAAATATGATCAGACACAGAGGATTCAAATTGAGGGAGTAACACACGGCTCTGTTAAATCCAACAAGAACCGCTTTGAGACCATCCCCACATATGCACTGCAGGACAGCTCAGGCCACTACCATGAAGTTAAAACAGTTCGTCGGGAGGAAATAGTTAAAGGTGATGTAAGGAGCTGCCAGTGGATGTTTGAAACAAAACCCATTGATCAGTTTAATGAGAGCGTCTCCAAATTACAAGTCATTAAAGGCATCACACAGGAGGAAATTGAATCAGGAGACGTGAAAACGGCTAAATGGCTGTTTGAAACACAACCTCTTGATGCAATTAAATATTTCAGCAATATAGAGGATGAGGAATGTGAAACAAATGAGTCTTTGGAAGTTGTGAAGGGCGATGTTAAAACCTGCAAGTGGCTCTTTGAGACGAAACCCATGGATGTCCTGTACGAAAAAGAGGAAGTAAAGAGTGAGGAACAAGAGGTTCATAAAGGAGACGTGAAGACCTGCACATGGCTTTTTGAAACCCAGGCCCTTGATACACTAAAGGAGGATACAGAGAATGTGATACAGACCTGCACAGTGAGCCAAGAAGACATCCAGGGCAAAGATGTGAGAATGGCCCGCTTCCTCTTTGAGACAGAGAATCTTGATAACATAATTGGGGAAGACAATGAGGCTTTCAAGAAAGTCACTGAAATGGACATTCAGTCTGGAGATGTGTCTCACATGAAGTACAAATTTGAGACTCAGTCATCTGATGTTATGACATCAACCTCTGAGGAGGTGTTGCAAAGGCTGAAGATGGCACACTCAGAAGACATACAAAAAGGAAATGTTGGGAACTGCAAGTGGAAGTTTGAAAACCAACCTATCGATGCAATAACTGAGACAGATGAGCAAAGAAATACTCGCACTGTGATGGATGTCCAGGGAGGAAATGTGGATAAAGGCAGGTTCATTTTTGAGACCTGCAATTTGGACAAAATTCAGGAGGTGTCCACTGAAACAGAAATGTCTAATCTACAGAAAATTCTATGTGGGGAAAATGAGAAGGGGGACGTTAAGAACTTTGCTACAATGTTTGAGACACAGCCTTTATATGCGATACAAGATCAAGAGGGTCAATATCATGAGGTCACCACTCTCACCAAAGAAGAAGTTCTGAAGGGTGATGTGGTGGGTGCCAGGTGGCTGTTTGAAACAAAGCCTCTTGATTCAATCCGAGACAGCGATGAAGTGTATCTCATCAAAGCCGTCACTGAGGAAGATGTGAAAAAGGGTGACGTGAACTCAGTTAGGTATAGGTTTGAGACACAGCCAATTGATACCATTTCTGATGAACTGAAACAGAGACAAAAGACAGTAGAAGATATTCAAGGTGGAAATGTCAAATCAAATACAAAACACTTTGAATCTGACCTCATGTCCTCAAATCTTGTGCGCACTGTCAGTATGAGTGAAATCCACAAAGGCGATGTGAGAACTGCAACGTGGATGTTTGAGACTCACACCATTGATAAACTGCGTGGAGAACACTCAGATGAGGAGACTGAGGTAGAAGTGAAAGAAGACGAACCAAAGGCTGATGTAAAATCTGCCACAAAGCTTTTTGAAACAACCCCAATTACCGACTTCAATGAGTATAACCTGGAAAAAACTGAAATTGTGGGTAAAAGCATCAAGGACACCCTTAATGACCTGTACAGTCATAGGATGGTTAATTCCAAAGGCGTACTAATTCAGGCAGATGAAATTGGGGACGTGAGGATGGCGAAATACAACTTGCTGAACAGAGAGGCCCCGGAGATCCAGAAGGAGGAGATACTCAGAGGGGATCTTCAGAACATCATGATGAACCTACTGAAAAGGGATGAATCAACAGGACGCCAGGTCACAGTTGACACAGAGGAGAGGGCTAACATTGACAGCACTGTCAGACAGCTGTTCAGTCAGAAAGATATCAACGTAGAGAAGGAAGAAATCATCAGGGGGGATATTAATGTGGCCATAAGCAACCTCTTCAAGGAAGAGAGCATGGCTCAACGAGGTATTCTACTTCAGGAGGATGAGAAGGGAGATGTCCGCCTGACTATATATTCACTGCTCAATAAGGAGGATGACAGCTCTGTTGAAAAGGAGGACATAATCCGGGGGGATTTGCAAAGTGCTCTGCAGAAATTGTACAACTCAGGTGAAGGTGAGatgatcaaaataaaagttgatgAGACAGAAAAGGGAAACGTCCATTTTTACTCCACCTGTATTGAGTCGGGAGCAGTGGATTACTTGAAACAACTTCAACGATCAGGCTCACAAGAAGACCTGTCAACTAGTGTAGAAAAAGAGCAAATAATTGGTGGCAATGTGAAAAGTACAAAACACTTACTGGCAAATAATCAGATGCAAATCGAGCGCACTATAGACAGAGACGAAATGGTCAGAGGAGATGTAAACAATGCCCTCAGAGTGTTCACGACAGAACAGGCCTTTGACAAACTGCAAAAAGAGGAGATAGTCAGGAGTGATTTACAAGCTGTGCTGAACTCCCTGACAGAGTCAGTAAACCAGAAAGTGATGTTGGAGAAAGAGGAAGTAATCAAAGGTGACATACCAGGGGCTCTCAGGTGTTTGGAGGAGGCCCAGTGGCAAGCCAAAAGCCTGGAGAAGCCTGAAATTGTACCAGGCAACATCAAAGGAGCTCTCAAGTCGCTCGAGGAATCAGCAACTAGCAAAGTTGAAATTGTAATTGAAGACTTAGTGCCGGGAGACATCAAGGGTGCTTTAAAATCACTGGAGGAGGCAAAACAACTGGTGAAAGGCTTAGAAAAGGAGGAGATTGTTAAGGGCAACATTCACATGGCCTTACAGAGTTTGCAGGATGCGTCTAACGAGAGAAAAGTTTGTCAGCACGAAATTGGTGTCCAGGGAGACGTGAGAGGTGCTATTCAGCAGTTACTGGAGCAACCGGCCTCACCTCAGCCGCAGAGGAGAGCAAGCATAGAGGGagatgtgaaaatgtccattaaATCTCTGTACGAAACACAAgagcagatggagggagagaaagaggaaatcgTAAAAGGAGATGTTAAAGGTAAGATAAAAAGTCTCCTGGAAACTGCAGAGCGTTCAAGTGCTAAAATCCAAAGAAAACAGCAGTCCAGAAAGGTTAAAATCCCAAAAGTGCCGGCACACGAGCAACACGACGTCTGCTGTATGTGTGCTATGGAGCAAATGAGCAAGTCAAAAACTGCTGTGAAAAACATGACCTCTAAGGACACAAGTGCACAGAACAGTGTCACCAACGTGCAGACAGAGCAATCTCAGGTACAGCACAATACCATCACACAGACGCACGGCATTAAAACGCTGAGGACTGAATTCAGAAATCTcaaggcacaacaaaaaggcatgATTAAGCTCGATAAAACCAAAGTGAAAACTGAAGTCATCCGCGTGCCTCTTCCACCCTCCCCGCCACCTGCTTTACCTGAACCCGAGCCAGAATCCGCCctccctcttccacctccccCGCCCCTTCCAGTGCCAGACTATGAGGCAtgccctactcctcctcctcctccccctatgCTCCCGGGCGACATtgacctccctccccctcctacgcctccccctcctccactctctcctctttcagGGTCTAGGCTCGACCTGGATATGTTGCCCCCACCACCTACTCCTCCCCCTGCCATGACAGAGCAGGAtttccttccccctcccccctccgagCAGGAGCTTGAGTCCATGCCATCCCAGATGCCCAAGAGCTCTGTCAAGAAGGCGAAGAAGATGACAGTCAAAAAGGTTAAAGGTCCTGAGCTGTGTAAAGTCCCAAAACTGGAGCCAGTGGTGTCactgaaaaaggttgagaagcaggAAGTTAATGCTGTGTCACAGGTGACTTCAACAAGTGTGAAGATGGAGCAGAAAATGAGTAAAACTGAAACTCAGAAAAATGAGACACTATCATCCACAGTAACGATAGAAGCTGCCAAGCCAGAATCACCCCTGCCATCAGTTAAAGTTTCAACAGTGAAACTcacccctcctccatcaccaacTCCAAAGAGAAAATCTAAATCAAATGCTTCTAAGTTCAAGACCCCATTAATTTTGTCTGAGAAAAATTACAAAAAAGACCAAGAGGAGGAGTCTTCTGATGTCTTGCcatttgaaattaaaatgcaCGAGTCAGTCAGCGCTGCTCTTGAAATGCTTTCCACACACACCCAAAGCacagagcaatcagagatgagCATAGCATCTGATTTCACTCAAGAGCAGGCTGAAAGGACCGTGACCAAAGCCGAATCAGACACACCATCATATGAATCATCTGTGCGTACGCAGCCGTCAGACGTGGCCCCAAGCAAGGCTTTGATCCCTGACATAAATGATAAATCTGCCACAGAATCTGCCGTGATTTCCCCTGCTAAACAGAACATTATCTCTAATCAGACCTCTCTTGCTTCGTCAACGGTGCAACAGACGACTGTCTCCACTAAAAAGCACAAGACTATTACAACTAGTATGCAACAGGTGACCTCTATGTCCTCCATGCAGGCTCTCTCATCTGTCAACAGCACATCCTTGTTGACATCCTCCTCTAAAGTATCCACTGATGCGGAACAGTCTGAAGCTGCTCTGAAAAGTGTCACAGATAGCAAAGTGGAGATAATAAAAGGTGTTGCAAATCTCCCAAGTAAATCCCCTAAACCTGCCGGGAAGAAAATGGACAATTCTGAAGGTAAAAGGCAAGCAAAAAGTCCCCCTGAGTCACCGACAGAAGCGAAAGGAAGCATTGATGACAGCGTTATCACGGTGAACCCACAGACCCCCAAAACAAATGGACAAAAGGGAAAGCAAGGCAAAAAGCCTGCAAAAGAAGAGGGCCCCGCAAAACAGCCAGTGGCTCTAAAGCAGGATGAAAAAAAGGCAGAGGAGAGTAAGAAAAAAGTCCCAGATGTAAAACCCAAAGAAGTAAATTTGAGGGAGCCAATTCGAAGTCGTGAGGCCTCAGTTGAATCCAGAGATGGCAGGGCAGAGGGCACCCCTCGCTCAAAAAGGAGGAAGAATAAAAAGAGAGGCAAAGGCGGGGCGGGGGCAGGGCAGCCTCAGGAGAGCAATGCAGCAGTGGTAACAACAGCCACGAGTGGAAAGTCTGTCCAGAAACAGGAGATTAGCGTGATGCAGTCGCATCAAACCGTGCAGCAGCAACACATTATGGTTCACAACGAGGAGGTGATTGTTGCGGAGAGTAAAGTTGAGAAAAGCTTCCAACAGGGGGCCACAGTCAAACATCAAAAGCAGGTCAAGAGCTCCCAGCAAAATAAAAAGGAGACAAGCAACCAGGCTAGTCAAGAGAAAGCACAAGATGAAAGTCAAGTGGTTCCAGTGCAAGTGACAAGTACGGTAGCACAAAGAGAGCCCGCTAGGTCCTGGGCGGATGAGGCAGAGGCATCATGCAAACTCGGGGAGGCAGAGATGTTGCTGGCTCACATCATTGAGTTGCAGGGAATTTCAGCTAAAGTGGACTCAAAGTCTGTGAAAGTACTGCTCAGTAAAATCCCAGAGTGGTTGATTGGGCCTGAGGAGAGGGCTAATTTGGAGCAAGACGCTGATGACGACAATGAACTTGCACTTAAGGACACTGTTGCTTATGTGAAACATATTGTGCAAGCCAAACTTTTGTCGCTGGAGGGTGTTCAGACAATGGTGGAAAAGCATGAGTCTGAGGCCACATGTGAAAGCAGTCGGATGCAGACAATCTCAAAAATAACTGTTGCTTCAACCAAAACAGAATCATCCAAAAAGAAGAAGGCCAGCAGGTCTGACACAAAAGAACTGAGCACAGTCATTCTTGATCGCCGTTCACCCTCACCTTCGCTGCGCATgcgccctccctcccccacattcATCTCCATTCAGTCCACAAAGAGAGTGGAATCACCCCAGAGAATTTCCCCTTGCCCTCCGACACCCCCTCCTCGCAGGTCAGAAACGCCCAATTCACGGCTGAGCAgggcctctgcctcttcctctctgcccAGGTCTGACAGCCTCACCAGGCTGAGGGAGGCCACAGCCAAGCTCTCCCGCGGCGCATCCCCAGATCCGGTGCCACACCCTGTCCAGGTCGCACCGGTGAGAGCTGAAATTGTGCCGTCCCCCGTGTCATTCCACCAGAAGATCAGGACTGAGCAGAACGCTGCTGCTGTGGAGTCGTTGGAGAGTGCAGATGTGGAGCACGCGCAAATGGACGCCGCCACGTCGGTGAAAGACAAAAAGGAACTCTTCGAAGAGGCCCGCAGAGCCGAGGCTAATAAGGAGTATGTGCGAAAGGATCCCATTGACATCCCTGAGCGCCTGGGCCCAGACACTGACGAGCAggagcctgagagagagaaagaagagctgCCCAAGGTTGACATGTCTGGCCTCCTCAACAAATTTAATTCGCCCAAAGAAACGGTTTATGTCAGAAAAGACCCCATTCACATACCAGAGAGGCTGGGCTCAGACACAGAGGAGCAGGAGAGTGAAGATGcagggaagaaagagagtgagcagGATGAGATGCCAGCGTTTGACATCAAGgctattaaaaatgtttttgaaatGAGTGAGCAAAGCCTTGCTGTCAAAGAGGAGAAAAACAAACAGGAGGAGGTGGATGCCGAAGTGAGGGAAATCACGTCGGCAGCTTCAAAGGAGGAACGCTCCCAGGAGGCAAAACCAGACTCCCGGCAGAACCTGCCTTTCCCTCAACACAAACAAGAACTAACGCAGAAGTCGGTTGACCCAGACGGGTTTTCCGAAACAAAAACAACCAAGGAGCAGTACTCCGGGACTGACGAGCTTGGCAACAGGGTAACCGGATCAAAAACCACCACAACCTCCGTCTCCCAGCACACCAAGACGGTTAGTGCACCTGCACCTGTGGCTTTCTCGTACGCCGACGCTGTCAGGAAGAAAaatgcagaggcagcagcagcgaaAGCGGCGGCGGCAGCGAAAGCTACAGCTGACGTCTCCACGGACGAGCTGCTGAAGAACTTCCAGGAGACGTGGAGTGAGAGCGAGGTCGTGTTTAAGAGTCTCGGCTACACCGTCTCTGAGGAAAAGACTTCACAGACAACAacgcaaaagaagaagaagagtaaaaaaaataatg ATTCGAGTTCCCAAGTCAGAGCTGTGCACGGTGTGTCGAAGAAGGGTGTTTCCAATGGAGTCTCTAATCGCAGACAAAAAGAACTTCCATAA